A section of the Elizabethkingia anophelis R26 genome encodes:
- a CDS encoding alpha/beta hydrolase family protein: MNIITEKNILIENPETKSFLADAYYLENEGKLPLIIFAHGYKGYKDWGTWGLMAEAFAKAGYFFVKFNFSHNGTTIDDPDNFGDLEAFGYNNYMKELSDYQKVIDYFSNHPKVDSEKIAIMGHSRGGGDTVLQAQRHPKVKALITLAGVSNFVTRFPKNDRLEQYREKGVFYVINGRTKQEMPHYWQFYENFKEHESELDIQKAAQNLQKPYLIVHGTEDEAVKIKEAELLHKWAKNSELIIIDGADHVFGGREPWNSDVLPEDLEKVVNYSIEFLDRIL; encoded by the coding sequence ATGAACATCATAACAGAAAAAAATATCCTTATAGAAAACCCCGAAACTAAGAGCTTTCTGGCAGATGCTTATTACCTGGAAAATGAAGGAAAGTTGCCCTTAATAATCTTTGCACATGGTTATAAAGGCTACAAAGATTGGGGAACCTGGGGGCTAATGGCAGAAGCATTTGCAAAAGCTGGATATTTCTTTGTTAAATTCAACTTTTCACATAATGGAACAACCATAGATGATCCGGATAATTTTGGTGATCTGGAAGCTTTTGGATATAATAATTATATGAAAGAATTATCCGATTATCAGAAAGTTATCGATTATTTTAGTAATCATCCTAAGGTGGATTCCGAAAAGATTGCTATTATGGGACACAGTAGAGGTGGTGGTGATACTGTTCTGCAGGCGCAAAGGCATCCTAAAGTTAAAGCATTAATTACATTGGCCGGAGTTAGTAATTTTGTAACCCGATTCCCGAAAAATGATCGATTAGAACAATACAGAGAAAAAGGAGTTTTCTATGTAATAAATGGAAGAACAAAGCAGGAAATGCCACACTATTGGCAATTTTATGAAAACTTCAAAGAGCATGAATCCGAATTGGATATACAAAAAGCAGCACAGAATCTTCAAAAGCCTTATCTGATTGTACATGGGACCGAAGATGAAGCAGTAAAGATAAAAGAAGCTGAGCTGTTACATAAGTGGGCAAAGAACTCTGAGCTAATAATTATTGATGGAGCGGATCATGTTTTTGGTGGAAGAGAACCATGGAATAGTGATGTTTTACCAGAGGATTTAGAAAAAGTTGTTAATTACTCGATAGAGTTTCTTGATAGGATATTATAA
- a CDS encoding M13 family metallopeptidase: protein MKKLTTSLLVAVSLLSTGVVMAQKKNTKTIQSTKSSTMKDEGLHLENMDRKVRPQDDFYNYVNGSWMKTAKIPSDKSSWGAFNELAEATDNQSLTILNNILKDSFSKGSEGQKIQDLYGTFMDMNKRNADGIKPIQADLAKIDAIKNLNDLQSYLKESTRQGFNPFYEWGVDADLKDSKMNAVYLGAAELGLGRDYYQKENAENAKTVAEYQKYIASILDVLGYKNSAETAKNIFAYEKDMAKSLLTVEQIRDANLQYNPETMDQLKGLVKNVDLPAYLTAVGVNTNKVIVGELNYVKNLDKFLTEQNIPLIKDYLKFHLISSNAGRLDQKLDDIQFNFYSKYLRGQKEQRAMNKRGLSLINGVLGEAFGKLYVEKYFPQQSKTEMLTLIDYLKKSFAKHINELTWMSSETKVKALDKLNKFTVKVGYPDKWKDYTKLEQTSVKDGGSLYANLQKVSEWSYQRELNKIGKPVDKAEWGMSPQTVNAYYNPTNNEIVFPAAILQPPFFNIKADPAVNFGGIGAVIGHEMSHGFDDSGATFDGDGNLVNWWSDADLKNFKDATTKLAKQFSQYEPVKGTHINGEFTNGENIGDLGGVNVAYDALQMYLKDKGNPGKISGFTQDQRFFMSWATVWRTLMTEKATINQIKTNEHAPGEFRAFGPLVNTDAFYKAFDVKPGDKLYKKPEDRVKIW from the coding sequence ATGAAAAAATTGACTACCAGTCTGTTAGTGGCCGTTTCACTTCTTTCAACAGGAGTAGTAATGGCTCAAAAAAAGAATACAAAAACAATTCAAAGTACAAAAAGTTCAACTATGAAAGATGAAGGTCTTCATCTGGAGAATATGGACAGAAAAGTACGTCCACAGGATGACTTTTACAATTACGTAAACGGTAGCTGGATGAAAACCGCAAAAATCCCTTCTGATAAATCAAGTTGGGGAGCGTTTAATGAGCTTGCTGAAGCTACAGACAACCAGTCTCTTACAATCTTGAACAATATTCTGAAAGATTCTTTTTCAAAAGGTAGTGAAGGCCAGAAAATTCAGGATCTTTACGGGACTTTCATGGATATGAATAAGAGAAACGCAGATGGTATTAAGCCTATTCAGGCTGATTTAGCAAAAATTGATGCTATTAAAAACCTTAATGATCTGCAGTCTTATTTAAAAGAATCTACAAGACAAGGGTTCAATCCTTTCTATGAGTGGGGTGTAGATGCTGATTTAAAAGATTCTAAAATGAACGCTGTATATCTTGGAGCAGCGGAACTAGGTTTAGGTAGAGATTATTATCAGAAAGAAAATGCTGAAAATGCAAAGACAGTAGCTGAATATCAGAAATATATTGCATCAATTTTAGATGTTTTGGGATATAAGAATTCTGCTGAAACTGCTAAAAATATTTTTGCCTACGAGAAAGATATGGCGAAGTCATTGCTTACTGTAGAGCAGATTCGTGATGCCAATCTTCAGTATAATCCTGAGACTATGGATCAGCTGAAAGGTTTGGTTAAAAATGTAGACCTACCAGCTTATCTTACAGCGGTAGGGGTAAATACAAATAAAGTTATCGTAGGTGAATTAAACTATGTTAAAAACCTTGATAAATTTCTTACAGAGCAAAATATTCCGTTAATTAAAGATTACCTTAAATTCCATCTTATTTCTTCTAATGCCGGACGTTTAGATCAAAAGCTGGATGACATTCAGTTTAACTTCTACAGCAAATATCTGAGAGGACAAAAAGAACAAAGAGCAATGAATAAGAGAGGACTTTCTCTTATCAATGGGGTTCTTGGAGAGGCTTTCGGTAAACTGTATGTGGAAAAATATTTCCCTCAGCAGTCTAAAACAGAAATGTTAACGCTAATCGATTATCTGAAGAAAAGCTTTGCTAAGCATATTAATGAGTTAACATGGATGTCTTCTGAAACTAAAGTAAAAGCTTTAGATAAACTGAATAAATTCACTGTAAAAGTAGGATACCCTGATAAGTGGAAAGATTACACTAAGCTTGAGCAAACATCAGTGAAAGACGGAGGTTCTTTATATGCGAACCTTCAGAAAGTATCGGAATGGAGCTATCAGAGAGAACTAAATAAAATTGGTAAACCAGTAGATAAAGCAGAGTGGGGAATGTCTCCACAAACTGTAAATGCATACTACAATCCTACAAACAACGAGATTGTATTCCCTGCAGCAATTCTACAGCCGCCATTCTTTAACATCAAAGCAGATCCTGCGGTTAACTTTGGTGGAATTGGTGCTGTAATCGGTCACGAGATGTCTCATGGTTTCGATGATAGTGGTGCTACTTTTGATGGTGACGGAAATCTGGTTAACTGGTGGTCTGATGCTGACTTGAAGAACTTTAAGGATGCTACAACAAAACTGGCAAAACAGTTTAGTCAGTACGAACCTGTAAAAGGAACACACATTAATGGTGAATTTACCAATGGAGAAAACATTGGAGACCTTGGTGGTGTAAATGTAGCTTATGATGCATTGCAAATGTATCTGAAAGATAAAGGTAATCCAGGAAAAATCAGCGGATTTACACAAGATCAGAGATTCTTTATGTCATGGGCAACTGTATGGAGAACATTGATGACAGAGAAAGCTACAATCAATCAGATTAAAACTAATGAACACGCTCCGGGAGAATTCAGAGCTTTTGGTCCGTTAGTAAATACAGATGCTTTCTATAAAGCTTTTGATGTGAAACCGGGTGATAAATTGTATAAGAAACCTGAGGACAGAGTTAAAATCTGGTAA